A single region of the Sphaeramia orbicularis chromosome 6, fSphaOr1.1, whole genome shotgun sequence genome encodes:
- the LOC115420940 gene encoding uncharacterized protein LOC115420940 isoform X5, whose translation MRSKREMFLMRKNQLDFKALAQTLTIDKQKLQEYMKSQMEEEYGEPYAQKVEDRLVEYLHELDKALPTDTYIDKILKKDHPVNEEEKLLLDVIGSDSTTIGTTLKRLLHCDAASCCSHKPANEAESDLSKLTDSLQPVENKLHLGSQPQVIREEQAQLLPKETHLISESRRNVQTQEVLETEKDGGRPPTLGNEHDEEEGHESDRGEDLGGTSPGPVDSPQFCSKHQRWVKNILRQCPDECSEELLVQSVVSTSPPLFQSSNSTSSSEDLTPSDLPFSSHQQHRSPQTSNNPPTNAQDKPDCEPAQSSSSGHLPLPPLWSPVVRLIDITSVRRLHPLLNPNPASPDGTSPAGLKAITSPRRQSKRWARNILRQCPDECSEDLLVQSVVSTSPLLFQSSNSMSSSEDLTPSDLLFSPHQQQRSPQTSNNPPTNAQDKPDCGPALSSSSGHLLLPPLWSPVVRLIDITTIRRLHPFLNPNPASPDEASPAGLKAITSPRRQSNPIISTQTGPERQNPASSSRCPSTNLSRRSRLMSNTNQSQRPRPSAETLGNVHTSALTTSEPLDGLFMESPTSVEPHSMSLLTVLPMSRSGLVFRSGPSGVCRVQTRLSLKSQNYLVHSKLLQPQVILTRLSVDQCLQRTGGRTWTRPEETVEGDDHDDGDDGDDGDTLSSHLFDVNILYSSDSSGSDSEDSEDSDPNYKPNIKRSKCVFHIDTW comes from the exons ATGAGG agCAAACGTGAAATGTTTCTTATGAGGAAGAACCAGCTGGACTTCAAGGCTTTGGCTCAAACACTCACCATCGACAAACAAAAGCTTCAAGAGTATATGAAG AGTCAGATGGAGGAAGAGTACGGTGAACCTTACGCTCAGAAGGTGGAGGACAGGCTGGTGGAATATCTGCATGAGCTGGACAAGGCCTTACCCACAGATACATACATCGATAAG ATACTGAAGAAAGACCATCCTGTTAATGAAGAGGAGAAGCTGCTTTTAGATGTGATTGGATCCGACTCCACCACCATTGGAACCACGTTGAAGAGACTCCTGCACTGTG atgctgcTTCATGTTGTTCCCACAAACCAGCGAACGAGGCAGAATCAGACCTTTCTAAACTCACAGATTCTCTTCAACCGGTGGAAAATAAACTCCACCTTGGATCACAGCCTCAGGTCATTAGAGAAGAACAAGCTCAGCTTTTACCCAAAGAGACGCATCTGATTTCAGAGTCCAGGAGAAACGTACAAACGCAGGAGGTTCTGGAGACGGAGAAGGATGGAGGACGTCCACCAACACTGGGCAATGAACATGATGAAGAAGAAGGACATGAGTCAGACAGAGGTGAAGACCTGGGAGGAACCAGCCCTGGACCGGTGGACTCTCCTCAGTTCTGTTCCAAACACCAGCGATGGGTGAAGAACATCCTGCGACAGTGTCCTGATGAATGTTCAGAGGAGCTCTTGGTCCAATCCGTCGTGTCCACGTCTCCTCCTCTGTTCCAGTCATCAAACTCCACGTCATCTTCTGAGGATCTGACGCCGTCTGACCTCCCGTTCTCATCCCATCAACAGCATCGATCTCCGCAGACATCCAATAACCCTCCGACAAACGCCCAAGATAAACCGGACTGTGAACCGGCTCAGTCCTCTTCATCTGGacaccttcctcttcctcctctgtggTCACCGGTCGTCCGACTGATTGACATCACCTCCGTCAGAAGGCTCCACCCCCTTTTAAACCCCAATCCAGCAAGTCCAGATGGAACTTCTCCTGCCGGTCTGAAGGCGATAACCTCCCCACGCCGCCAATCAAAGCGATGGGCGAGGAACATCCTGCGACAGTGTCCTGATGAATGTTCAGAGGACCTCTTGGTCCAGTCCGTCGTGTCCACATCTCCTCTTCTGTTCCAGTCGTCAAACTCCATGTCATCTTCTGAGGATCTGACACCGTCCGACCTCCTATTCTCACCCCATCAACAGCAGCGATCTCCGCAGACATCCAATAATCCTCCGACAAACGCCCAAGATAAACCAGACTGTGGACCGGCTCTGTCCTCTTCATCTGGacaccttcttcttcctcctctgtgGTCACCAGTAGTCCGACTGATTGACATCACCACCATCAGAAGGCTCCACCCCTTTTTAAACCCTAATCCAGCAAGTCCAGATGAAGCTTCTCCTGCCGGTCTGAAGGCGATAACCTCCCCACGCCGCCAATCAAATCCCATAATCTCAACCCAGACAGGCCCTGAACGTCAGAATCCGGCGTCTTCTTCCAGATGTCCTTCTACTAACCTGTCCAGAAGGTCCAGACTGATGTCCAACACAAACCAGTCCCAAAGACCAAGACCTTCAGCTGAGACCTTAGGAAACGTTCACACAAGTGCTTTGACGACTTCTGAACCTTTGGATGGTCTCTTTATGGAGTCTCCTACCTCTGTGGAACCTCATTCAATGTCTTTACTAACCGTCCTCCCCATgtccaggtctggtctggtcttcaggtctggACCCAGTGGCGTCTGCAGAGTTCAGACCAGGTTATCGCTGAAGAGTCAGAACTATCTGGTCCACTCCAAACTCCTACAACCACAGGTGATTCTTACCAGACTGAGCGTAGACCAGTGTCTACAAAGGACTGGGGGGAGAACCTGGACCAGACCTGAGGAGACTGTGGAAGGTGATGatcatgatgatggtgatgatggtgatgatggtgacacGTTGTCGTCTCATCTGTTTGACGTCAACATCCTTTACTCCAGTGATTCTTCAGGAAGCGACAGTGAAGACTCAGAGGATTCAGATCCCAACTACAAACCTAACATTAAAAGGTCAAAATGCGTGTTCCACATCGACACCTGGTAG